The segment ccagaaacctcaaatacaaaaactttgttaaatttcttaagattgttatatTAACGTGTATTTGTAAGGTTAACcgataaacagaaacagaattaagatgaagcagaaaaaatacaaaataattcgACTCCACAGAAATTACTGTGTctacttaagaaatttaatcccctcactgtacccgaggttatggattaatttctcccaagataaaatggattaaatatgttaaagaaatagcggtacctcaaactctTTTAACTTCAGCGAACTTCAGAACAGGAATAAGTcgcacagactcagtcgatcgacactttgattttatttgagaaaaaaatatatatgcagagaagaaggaagatttcagtgtttgaaaaatcaaaaatttactTCCTTTTATAGTCATTTTAAGCAAGAAACGTGTATGTTCagagaaatctgttcagacccattttatctagaaagttgtgtcttttgtaataaataataactttttcagaaagtaacgacttttcggaaagagtaacaacttttcaaaatgttaccgttacccgcaaatttagaagagataatattaacaggatttatttgatttaacaaaaactgattagataaattttgtacaaaaaattcatcaatcaatcacatccaaagccgaagccgaggCCAAGCGAGCGACGATGGCGCGGGAGGCATCTTTTttttagctctttaagaagtaatggaagtgtttccttatataaggacatcaatttccctttcttttgccgatatgggagaaatgacttttcatttgcactttccAAATGAATTTTCATTTCCCCTCCAAAATAGTTCCCTcccttttcatattctctctttcttttcccATTCTCACTTGCTAAACCCCAACAATTAATACATATACGAAACGTAGGCTACTGGTTTCTACATTTAATATGTGATGTTTGTCAAAAATATTGAGCTTAGTTGGACGCATCAATTaaccataaaaatattaatattaatgctTGAAAGAAACTCTAAGGTGATCACCTTCTATTTTGACATTTTGTAGATTTGTGAGTCTTACTAAGTTACTAAGTATACACCAAAATGAAGAtttgataaaaactaaaaagtaatACTTATTCTctcttcaaataaataaaataagttaattcgTATGAGATTGCCAGCATGACCTATATGCTTGTGACAGGTTCAGACTACAATGTAATTTAGGTCATCTACGTTGACTTTTGAAGTATAGACTAATTAGTTGGGAAAATACATCAAATCCCCCGTCAACTTGACTACAAAACTCACTTTAGTACTTTAACTATACGAgcttttaaatattctttaacAATTTTGAACTAATTAAAAACCACCCTAAGAGCTGACGTGGCAGAGTGAGTATAGTCACTCTCCTCAAAGCttgtgaaataataaaaaattgaaaagtaaaatcatacacatgacatttttttattagcCAATATctaactaatatttttaaaatttttgttacaagttaaagttaaaagaatgtgaatttttttaagaaaattaaatgaaatttgtgggttcaattatttttaaaaaatatttaattttattgttctctctttattttgttgTCTTCCCAAAATGTCTTCTTCACCATTGAAGCACTCATTATACCTttcttctttcatattaaaatttttccttcatcttcatcattcaaCACCCAACTCATATTATTGAATGCAAACTTTCTTGAATTTTAAGAACTCATTTTGAATTCAATTAGATatgatgcaaaaaaaaaatgtatctcTATCAACTTTTTTACAcaatcttcatttttcatttaaattgttaagaaaaaaagtaattttcaaaaaaatattattctccaATGAGAAAATTTGTGGGAGAGAGACGgttcgaagaaaaaaataagtatgTGATGAAtattaaagaagaaaacaacCATTGAAAGATGAAAATTCGGGAAAAAAAGTTAGTGAAGGTtgaaaatggtgaaaatcaagaaagaatagggggggggggggggtagaaGAGAAGGAttttgaagaaaccttacccctaaATCAAGAACCAGGTTGTTAACTGTTTGCCTAAGAAAAGAGTTAATGAAAACAGTATACTTTAATTAAAACTTTCCTatctcaaggaaggaaaaactcAACTTcgttttattactttttattacTCAATTACAATTTTCGATTAAATCTAATCGAATTCTCTAAATTTACAAAAAGCCAAACCCACTTTTTGCAAACTTACTCACTAATCTCCTCTCTCcacaagaagtcaaacccatTTCTTGTTTACAATCACACAAGCTTAGGATCTTACTAAGAACAAAGCTCACAAGTTAACAAAACACGCAGAACTCACAAAAACGCTCTTTGCTTCCTCTCTCTTCGTCTCTCCTCACACGTTTTCGATTGCAAAGAACTACTTTATTTGTCTTGAAATCTCTGTTTATATAGACTTTTGAACAAGCATTATTTCCTCTCTTTGAAGTTGATAATGATTCTGATTTCTGTATCCTTctttgatatgaaaaataattgcaTTCTTTTTTCTGTTTATATGCAACTTTCTCTGAAAAGGTTTTGTCTTCAAAAGTAGGCAACCTTTTCAGAAAAGGTTTTGTCTTCAAAAGTAGGCAACCTTTTCAGAAAGGTTTTGTCTTATTCATTAATggaaataattatcatattcatttatttttttcataaatacaGATGTGCCTTAATATTTGTCCTTCGCCTCTTTTCAATTAGAACGACCACTGATTTAATAATGAACCTGGTTCATAAGTGAGTCAACATCAAAAGTGTGTTCATCAATAATGAACCTTGTTCATAATTGATGACATCAAAAGtatttgtcattatcaaaaGTTATTAACACAACTTCCATcaaattccccctttttgatgatgacaaataaTACCCATAATAACACTAGTTCTTAGAAACTGTTTCCCCCTTTTGATATATCAAAAAGCCCAACATAGAGCCAAAACATATCCACAACATTAAAACAGAAGGATAATACCATAAGATATCCACAAAAACTATAACATCAATGCAACTAAGAGTCATTAATATTGTCTGAATATAGAACAGAAAAACCAATAACTATGGCCTAGAAAAAGCATGAAGTATATGATATACACGAGCATTGTTATCAATTTGCTGTTGAAAAAGTTGATCCTTTAATATACCAACTTCCCCCTGAGAAGCAACCAACTGAGCCTGAAGTATAGTAACTTCATCTTAGAGTAACACATTTTGAGCTCGAGCCTCAATAAGCTCAGAAATAAGAGCAGTGACTGGACCAGCAGAACATATAGGAACTTGATCAGCAGCATCATCCAAAAGATTACATTCAGCAAGAGTAGTTTGAGTAAACATATCATATTTACTGAAGGACCTGCCATCCTTCAAAGGTACCCCAAATTCATTAAACACAATAGTCAACAGATTCCCATAAGCTAATTGATGAGGTTTCTTAGGATCCACTATTCTCACCATATGTTTAATTATAAGGGAAGGCCAATTAATAGGAAGCATGGTATCCAAAGCATGACCAAGACCCATATCATGAAAGTTAGCTTCATGTCTCCTTTCTCCTCTTGGAATAATACCTTTGTGGACTACTTCAAACACTAATTTGTGAAAAGGAGACATTTCTCCTTTCAGTACTTTTCGCGGTCGATCACTGACCCCCCCTTGTGTAAATTTTGAAGTTAATGAACAATTTTCATCTTTACCACAGTGATATTCTTCCAATCCTATGCAAGGAATACGAAGTATTGCCCCTAATCTTGTTTTGACAAAAACTATATCTATACCATGAAAAGACGAAGAAAGTACTGAATCATCAATCATTgtaaaatttacataaaactCAGCCACTTCTATGTCAAATATCATGTTAACAGAGTGAAGAAAAATATCTACCCATCCCTGTACTGCAAGTAGtgctaacaatttttttattgcaGCATGATCCCTGATTTCTGGATGAATTGTTTGCCCTCTCATGATTTTCTGTGATTTAAAATAAGCCTCCCTTCCCATGgaaagaaatttaatttcatttttggtTAGGGTTTTAGAAGAGGAAGGTTGTGAAGAACGGGCGGATTCTAAATTGTCTTCATCAGACTCAAAAATAACAGGGGTGGAAGAGGAACAGACAGGTGACTTACCAGTATGACGGCGTTTGTTGGTAGATTCTGCCAACATCTCTAGATGTACTTGAATTGCTTGTCGAGTACGAGGAGTACGAATCACCTTTCATTTGACAGCAATATGCTTGCGAGGATGCCGGGGAACTGGTGTAGATGAAGGGGTTGTATGTATTTGAGGAGAGTTAGAAGAGGGCATAGTTTCTGGGGGTGGTGAAATAGGGTTAGAGGTTTGAAGGTTTTCTGGGAGAATGGAGGAAAGAGATGGTAGGGAAGAAAGTTGGGGGTATTGGTCAGCTATAGGTGATGGTGGTGGACTGGGTTCCCCCTGAGTAGTTGCCAAAATTTCCAATGTGAAGGAAGGTTCATCATCGGAGTAGTCAACGAGAAGGAGAGAGGAAGGGGCAgacattttttttgtgtgtggggGAGATGAAAGGTTTTATGGGGAATAGAAAGGTAATAATGATGAATCGGTACTTTGAACAACCCTGAACAGAATTCGAAATGACGGCAGTCACATCGAAGAGATTCTGGAGTTTTAATGTGACTTTATGTATTTCCcgcccaaaaaaaaaagttaaaataggAGAACCAGGTTGAAAATATAAGAACCTGAGTCGGTGGTGAGTAGAACCTGGTTCTTTTAGTTCTGAAACACAAGTCCCAAAGATAGATGATTTTTAAGAAATGGTTCTCGCCCAAGAGCCTTAGTAAAAATGTCAGCAATTTGATCCTCAGTAGCACAGAATTTCATTATGATAAATCCTTTTTCAACATTGTCTCTCAGAAAGTGATGTCGAATGTCAATATGTTTAGTGCGTTTGTGTTGGACCGGGTTCTTTGCCATATTAATAGCACTAGTGTTATCACACATAATAGGAATGCATCCTGTCTTGATCCCAAAGTCTTCTAACTGTTGCTTTATCCATAATAATTATGCACAACAAGATGCAGCTGCTACATATTTTGCCTCTATTGTAGAAAGGGCAACTGAATTTTGTTTTCTAGTGGCCCATGAGACAAGACATGGTCCTAGAAAGTTAGTCATTCCAAATGTACTTTTTCGGTCAACTAAGTACCCGGCATAGTCACCATCAGCAAATCCTATTAAATCAAAAGAGTCTACTGATGGGTACCATAACACCATGTTCACGGAACCTGTGAGATACCTAAGTATTCTCTTTTTTGCTTTTAGATGGGATTCTTTTGGACATGACTGAAATCGTGCACAAAGTCCAACACTAAACATAATGTCGGGTTTGCTTGCAGTTAGGTATAAGAGTGATCCAATCATACCTCTATATTTTCTATCATTGACTGGAGAACATGTTTCATCTTTGTCTAACTTTGTTGTAGTGCCAATGGGAGTGTCAATTATCTTTGTTTCAttcatgtcaaattttttcagtAGTTCATGAATATACTTCTGTTGATGAATGGATGTTCTTGTAGGAGAATGATCAATTTGAAGACCTAGGAAGAAAGTTAGTTCtcccatcatactcatctcaaattcaCTACTCATTAGTTTTGTGAACTCAATCCCAAGAGAGGGATCTGTTCCATCAAATATGATGTCATCGACATAAATTTGTACAATGAGCATATCTGaaccttgtttttttttatgaaaaagagTATTGTCTATTTTGCCATGGGAGTAACCATGCGTAAGAAGAAATGTGGATAAACGatcataccatgctcttggaGCTTGCTTTAGTCTGTACAACGTTTTTTCTAACTTATAGACATGTTCAGGTTTATCTGGGTCCTCAAAACCAGGGGGTTGTTTCACAAACACTTCTTCTTGTAGAAAACCATTCAAAAATGCACTTTTTACATCCATCTGAAAGAGTTTGAATTCCATATGGGATGCAAAATCGATTAACATTCTTATAGCTTCCATTCTTGCCAGTGGTGCGAAAGTTTCATCATAGTCAATTCCTTCTTCTTGGTTGTAACCTTGAACCACTAATCGAGCTTTGTTCCTAGTGATCTGACCTTGGTCATCTAATTTGTTTCTGAAAACCCATCGAGTACCTATTACAGTTCGATCATGTGGTCTGGGAACCAGGTTCCAGACTTCCCTTTTTTCAAACTGACTGAATTCCTCTTGCATAGCAATAATGCAGTCTGGATCTCCCAATgcttctttaatatttttgggAACAATTTGAGATACATAAGCTGAGAAAACACACATATTTCGTACTCTAGATCTTGTATGAATCCCTGATTCCAATGGTGTAAGGATGTTTTTAATGGGATGGGAACTTTGATGTTTCCAACCATGAACCTGAGGATTTTGAGTTGATTCAGATGTTGGAGCATCTAATGTTTCTCTTTCTGTTTTTGTTAGTGTATTTTCAATTTCTTGAGGATTTAACTTATTTGTGGTATTATCCTCATCTGATTGTAAGTCTTCCAATGGTTTTGGAGGATGTTCAACAGGATTATTTAATTCTTCTGCCATGccttcataaaaaataacatgcaTGCTTTCTTCCACTCGATTTGTTCTTTTGTTGAGTACTTTATATGATTTGCTTTGTGTTGAATATCCTAAGAATATTCCTTCATCACTCTTGGCATCAAATTTTCCCACATTATCTTTTCCATTATTGTGCACATAATGTATGCATCCAAATGGTCGAAGATGTGCTAAGCTAGGCTTTCTTTCTTTAAGTAATTCATGAGGGGTTTTGTTAAAAAAAGTCCTTATTGTGCACATGTTTATCGAATAACAAGCAGTAATTATGGCCTTTGCCCAATAAAACTGTGGTAGTTTGATTGCTATTAGCATGGTTCTAGCGACATCTTCAAGAGTTCTATTTTTGCGCTCAACTACGCCATTTTGTTGGAGCTTTTGGTGCAGAAAAAAATTGTGATCAATTTCATTTGTACtgcaaaaatttaagaatttgagttatcAAATTCTGAACCATGATCTGatcttatgttgatgatttctGTATTGAGTTTCTTCTGAACTAATCtgacaaatatttcaaatacttCATAAGTCTCTTCTTTTGTTGCCAAAAACATAGTCCAAGTAAACCTTGAATAGTCATCAACTATTACAAGAATGTATCTTTTTCCTCCTCTACTTATCATACACATTGGTCCACAAGCATCTCTAGAGGTTTTGTGGTACTAACCATTCCTTTTGGTTTAAATGATGATTTGGACTGTTTCCCTTTGACACATGCACCACAAAACTGTTCACTTTGCAGAATTTTGTTTGGAAGTCCTCTAACCAGATCTTTTgatattagtttattaattGTAGAGAGGCTAATATGTCCCAGCCTTTTGTGCCAGCGGGCAGAGTTTTCAGTGAGAGCACTGAGGTAGGTAAGTGAATTTTCTaaacttattattttagttGTGTATACATACTTGTGTCTCTTTCCCAAAAGTACCAGTTCCTCAGTTGTTGATTTTATCACTCTACATTCACCTGCAATGAATACTACCTTGTTCCCTTTGTCACACATTTGTGATATGCTTAGTAAGTTATGTTGAAGCTCATTTACGTAGTATGCATCATCGATGGCTTGTTTGAGATTGATTCCTATCTTTCCAATTCCTTGTATTTCCCCGATTTTTCTGTTCCCAAAGGCTACTTTTCCACCCTTAACTCATTTTAGTGAGAGAAAGTTATCTTGATTTCCTATCATATGTCTTCAGCAGGCGCTATCCAAGTACCAGTGCTTTCATTTTTCTCTCACTGAAGCCTGCAGTTTTATTCAGATCAAGTTAGTTTTGGCACACAGATCCACTTAAGTGTCTGTTTATGATTAAAAGGATGTATGAGAATTTTTCTAGCCCATCTAAGAAGAATTTTAGATGTAGAACCGGGTTCAGGATCAGTTTTCTTTTGACTCTTACTTAGAAAGGAGAAATTTTTCTAATGAGCAGTTTGTTTTTTGTTACATGCATGACTCTTATGTCATGTCAACTCACAATGAGAGCATAGACAGTCTATGTTAGGATTTTTTTGTTTCAGAAAAACCTATTCTATGTCTTGAACTAGATTGACTTTTATGGAGACTGTCGAGAATTATGGAGGACCTGTTCCACCTCATACTGTTCTCTACTTCTTGTTCTGTCGTGTTCAATTTCTTTTGTAAGGCTTCATTTTTTGAGAAGCTAGAGTTTGAATCTTTTTCTAATTCTACTTGTTTATTGAGCAAGGAACAATTTTGTTGTTCTAGAGTCATGTTTTCTTCTCTTAAAGATGCGTAATCTTCCATTAGCAGTTCTTTTTCATGGCAGGTTGACTCATATGCCTTAATTACAGTTTCCAAAAGTGACTTTAGCTCTCTTTTAGTATAGACAAAGTTTTCTTTGGAGAAAATTGAGCTAATCTGACTgttttggtcttcttcttcttcctcggAATCTGGACCAGCCATTAGAGTATGAATTGTATCTTGTGCTTGACAAGTACTTTCTTTGTCTGCTTCTTCGGTTACTGCTACTAAAGcaagaaaatcataattttcttcttgttttattGCAAGTAAGGATTGATTCTTAATTTCTTCATTCTCAGATTCATCTTCAAATATGCCTCCCATTGCAGCGAGTGCTTTTTTCATGGATATGTTGGTCTCTTGATTTGTCATTCTCCGGTTATTGGGAATATATGTCTTCTTTTGCCTTTTCTGGGTTGTTTTTCTTGTATTCTTAGGCCCATATTGGACAACATTTTATAAAGTGGTTTGGACTACCACACTTATGACACAATTGTTCTCTTGAGTTTTCAACATTCTTCTGTGGACtcctttttttaaatgtttgtcCCCTTTTTTACAATTGGGTGAATCTTTTGTCCATGAGTGCTATGTTTTCATCCTCAAAATCTTCAGAGGTGGTAGTTTATAGAGCCagattcttttctttccttttgcTACCAATCtctctttcttgatttttcttcagTTCGTAAGTTATGAGGCTTCCAATGAGCTCATCCATAGCAAGCTTATCTAAGTCACGTGCTTCAGTAATTGCTTCAACTTTACTTTCCCATGATTCGGGTAAGACGCTCAAGAGTTTTCTGACTGCCTTTCCATTTTGAATTACTTCTCCTAGAGAGTAAATTTCATTTATGATAGCAATGAATATAGTGTGCATCTCTTGAATAGTTTCTCCTTCCATCATTCTGAACAGTTGGTATTGTCTATTCAGATTGTCAATCTTTGATTTCTTAACCTAAGTTGTTCCTTCATGTGCAATCTGCAAGGTTTCCCAGATTGACTTGACATCTTGACAAGAAGAGATCTTGTTATATTCGTCTGGTCCTATGCCACAAATTAGACTTTTCTTAgattttgcattattttgaaTTGCCAGTTTATCTGCGGTATCCCACTCCTGTCTCTCTTTTTGTACCATTGTTTCTCCATCAGATCCCTTTTTCATAGGAATAGTAGGACCATCTAAGACTACGCTCCAAAGATCAGGATTTTCTCCTATTAGATGATCCATCATGCGATTTTTCCACCATCCATAGTATTTTCCATTGAACAGTGGGGGTCGAGTTTGAGAAGCTCCTTCTTGGGGGGTAGGTGGTGCTGCCATTTACTTTTCAAGCTGTTAATCTTTTGGTGAAAAGATCCTGCTCTGGTACCAATTGAATAAGCCTTACCCCGAAATCAAAAACCAGGTTCTTGACTGTTTGCCTAAGAAAATAGTTAATGAAAACAATATACTTTAATTAAAACCTCCTAtttcaaggaaggaaaaactcAACTTCgttttattactttttcttaCTCAGTTACAATTTTCGATTTAACTCTAATcgaattctgtaaatttacaAAAAGTCAAACCCACTTTTTGCAAACTTACTCACTAATCTCCTCTCTCCACAATAAGCCAAAACCACTTCTTGTTTACAATCACACAAAATCTTACTAAGAACAAAGCTCACAAGTTAACAAAACACACAGAACTCACAAAAACGCTCTTTGCTGCCCCGCTCTTCGTCTCTCCTCACACCTTTTTCGATTGGAAAGAACTGCTTTCTTTGTCTTGAAATCTCTGTTTATATAGACTTTTGAACaagaatttttttctctatttgaaGTTGATAATGATTCTAATTTCTGTATCCTTCTTTGATATGAAAAAAGAATTGCTTTCTTTTTTCTGTTTGTATGCAACCTTGTTTCAGAAAAGGTTTTGTCTTCAAAAGTAGGCAACCTTTTCAGAAAAGGTTTTGTCTTATTCATTTATggaaataattatcatattgatttatttttttcataaatacaaTTGTGCCTTAATATTTGTCCTTCACCTCTTTTCAATTAGAACGACGACTGATTTAATAATGAACCTGGTTCATAAGTGAGTCAACATCAAAAGTATTTGTCATCAATAATGAACCTGGTTCATAATTGATGAcatcaaaagtattttttattatcaaaagttATTTACACAACTTCCATCAGATTTGAAGAAGATGtgacaattttaattttcaagaatgtatttttaattaatcaattagtgTAATgagattaagaaaataaaaaggtgaataaacaaaacaaacataaaaattaatggCATGGCTCTAACCTGGTGCTTACATGGCTACGATGTGGCATGTGAGAGTGGTATTCTACTCTCAGAGTTGTATTTAATACAGTTCAAAGATGttaagaggggggggggggatttagACGTGTATATAGTTAAGTACTAATGTAAATTTTGTTGCTAAGTTCAGGCGAATTTGATGTATTTTCCCTAATTAGTTTGATGAAAACTTCAACTACTCAGGTTcctctctaaaaataaaatcctaGATTTGattccaaagctccacaaaatgaacacctcccttcaactaataagaaatatatcttttgactaacttttattcactctatattttcttctatgaaccaaaccaaatgaagaccactaCTATTTATAGTTGAGAAAGTCTTCCTAACAATGACTAAGTAGATAATGGGGTAGTAAATACAAAAGATAATTAGCCTAAGAGCATTGGCTAAgacaaaattttcaataagggaGTTCAAGATTTGTAGAAATAGACACACGAAGTAGTCTAAAgggttcaacatctactatatacataaaaaattatttcgatcgtatataaataatataattttccaccAAAGGGTGTTCAATAAACTCCCTTAGTACAAGGTGGCTCCGCCTCTgcttaggagttacataggttacaaaaattaattgaggAATAAAGAATTAGATAGTGGAGAAATAAGAAGTAATGGCCAAGATGCCACTACTGATGCCGCAAGAAAAGGGTCATAACATCAACACTTACTTCGAATGCTGTAATGCTCTAAATAAATGTCCAACGTTTAAGACAAAAGAATTATCACCAACGGACAACTTATAACAAAAGTAACACTTGACTCCAAAGTTTTAAGcaaattaatatacaaaaaatattaatatccaAATGCTGACCAACACAAAGAAGATTTGGAGATTTCCTATTGGTATAACAAAGGATACAATTGGATAAA is part of the Solanum lycopersicum chromosome 1, SLM_r2.1 genome and harbors:
- the LOC138345717 gene encoding uncharacterized protein, producing MAAPPTPQEGASQTRPPLFNGKYYGWWKNRMMDHLIGENPDLWSVVLDGPTIPMKKGSDGETMVQKERQEWDTADKLAIQNNAKSKKSLICGIGPDEYNKISSCQDVKSIWETLQIAHEGTT